One genomic region from Amia ocellicauda isolate fAmiCal2 chromosome 4, fAmiCal2.hap1, whole genome shotgun sequence encodes:
- the pck1 gene encoding phosphoenolpyruvate carboxykinase, cytosolic [GTP] → MPPQIQSQPPSSLRLLQGDLAALSPALREFIESSAALCQPDALHICDGSEEENRCILALLEEQGMIRKLPKYENCWLARTDPRDVARVESKTVIVTTEERDAVPSARAGVSQLGRWMSPEEFEKARSLRFPGCMKGRTMYVIPYSMGPVGSPLSKTGVQLTDSAYVVASMRIMTRMGRAVLEALGGGDFVRCLHSVGCPLPLKRPLVNSWPCNPELTLVAHVPEQRRIESFGSGYGGNSLLGKKCFALRIASTIAREEGWLAEHMLILGITNPDGRKKYIAAAFPSACGKTNLAMLQPALPGWKVECVGDDIAWMKFDKEGNLRAINPENGFFGVAPGTSAKTNPNAMATICKNTIFTNVAETSDGGVYWEGMDQSLPEGITLTSWKNKLWTPEDGEPCAHPNSRFCTPASQCPIIDPQWESPEGVPIEAVIFGGRRPQGVPLVYEAFDWEHGVFVGAAMRSEATAAAEHKGKAIMHDPFAMRPFFGYNFGRYLAHWLSMAQRPQARLPRVFHVNWFRRCERDGSFLWPGFGENVRVLEWIFRRVDGQAEGRRSAVGYLPAEGELNLKGLGPGLDLQQLFGLSQEFWEDEARSIREYFQTQVGADLPCEMERQLEQLEQRIQQL, encoded by the exons ATGCCGCCCCAGATACAGTCCCAGCCGCCGTCCAGCCTGCGCCTCCTGCAGGGAGACCTGGCGGCGCTCAGCCCGGCGCTGCGGGAGTTCATTGAGAGCAGCGCCGCCCTGTGCCAGCCCGACGCACTGCACATCTGCGACGGGTCCGAAGAAGAGAACCGCTGCATCCTGGCGCTGCTGGAGGAGCAAGGCATGATCAGGAAACTGCCCAAATATGAGAACTG CTGGCTGGCACGCACGGACCCCCGGGACGTGGCACGCGTGGAGAGCAAGACGGTGATCGTGACGACCGAGGAGAGGGACGCAGTGCCCTCTGCCCGCGCCGGGGTCAGTCAGCTGGGCCGCTGGATGTCCCCAGAGGAGTTCGAGAAGGCCAGGAGCCTGCGCTTCCCCGGCTGCATGaaag GACGCACAATGTACGTGATCCCCTACAGCATGGGACCCGTGGGCTCCCCTCTATCCAAGACCGGTGTGCAGCTCACTGACTCCGCCTACGTGGTGGCCAGCATGCGGATCATGACCCGGATGGGCAGGGCCGTGCTGGAGGCCCTGGGCGGGGGAGACTTTGTGCGCTGCCTGCATTCCGTGGGCTGCCCGCTGCCACTCAAGA GACCCCTGGTGAACAGCTGGCCCTGCAACCCCGAGTTGACCCTGGTGGCGCATGTCCCGGAGCAGCGGCGCATCGAGTCGTTTGGCAGCGGCTACGGCGGTAACTCCCTGCTGGGGAAGAAGTGCTTCGCCCTGCGCATCGCTTCCACCATTGCCAGGGAGGAGGGCTGGCTGGCCGAGCACATGCTG ATCCTAGGTATCACCAATCCCGACGGTCGGAAGAAGTACATCGCTGCGGCCTTCCCCAGCGCCTGCGGCAAGACTAACCTGGCCATGCTGCAGCCTGCCCTGCCTGGCTGGAAGGTGGAGTGTGTGGGGGACGACATTGCCTGGATGAAGTTCGACAAGGAAG GAAATCTGAGAGCCATCAACCCCGAGAATGGCTTCTTCGGCGTGGCCCCGGGCACCTCTGCCAAGACCAACCCCAACGCCATGGCAACCATCTGCAAGAACACCATCTTCACCAATGTGGCGGAGACCAGCGACGGGGGAGTGTACTGGGAGGGCATGGACCAGTCTCTGCCCGAGGGCATCACCCTCACCTCCTGGAAGAACAAGCTCTGGACCCCTGAGGATG GTGAACCCTGTGCACACCCTAACTCCCGCTTCTGCACTCCGGCCAGTCAGTGCCCGATCATCGACCCGCAGTGGGAGTCCCCGGAGGGTGTCCCAATCGAGGCTGTGATCTTTGGAGGTCGTCGTCCACAGG gtgTGCCACTGGTGTACGAGGCGTTCGACTGGGAACACGGTGTGTTTGTGGGAGCCGCCATGAGGTCAGAGGCCACAGCTGCAGCAGAACACAAAG GCAAGGCCATCATGCACGACCCCTTCGCTATGCGGCCCTTCTTCGGCTACAACTTCGGCCGTTACCTGGCACACTGGCTGTCCATGGCACAGCGCCCGCAGGCCAGGCTGCCCCGCGTCTTTCACGTCAACTGGTTCCGCCGCTGCGAACGTGACGGCAGCTTCCTGTGGCCGGGCTTCGGGGAGAATGTGCGCGTGCTGGAGTGGATCTTCCGGCGGGTGGACGGGCAGGCGGAGGGGCGGCGCTCGGCCGTAGGATACCTGCCCGCCGAGGGGGAGCTGAATCTGAAGGGGCTGGGCCCGGGGCTGGACCTGCAGCAGCTGTTCGGCCTGTCCCAGGAGTTCTGGGAGGACGAGGCACGTTCGATCCGGGAGTACTTCCAGACGCAGGTGGGCGCCGACCTGCCCTGCGAGATGGAGCGGCAGTTGGAGCAGCTGGAGCAGAGGATACAGCAGCTGTGA